The Melitaea cinxia chromosome 8, ilMelCinx1.1, whole genome shotgun sequence genomic interval atcagatctcgatgaaatttaaatttgcccacatgataaacatcggctttcgattaaattaaaaatcatcaaaatcggtacccagtaaaaagttatgcggattttcgagaattttcctcgatttctctaggatcccatcatcagatcctggtttccttatcagggtatcaaactaggaatatctcctttccaataagaaaggaattatcaaaatcggttcataaacgacggagttatccccgacggagttatatatatatatatatatatatatatatatatatatatatatatatatatacatatatatatatatgcatatatccttcgaaactttatgcgacgtcgtacataacatgcagtcggagacatgcacaaagagagaatgatttgacttatccttcaatttcatgcctccgactgcatattatctacgacgttgcataaagtttcgatgGACTaccgtatttaatatattttaaatgtacagcacaaaatgtttgatattgtttctatttatttcgctgactttgtgtgcatattgaatttttatcttgttctagctttttcagttgattttctattagttgttcttcacgcaggcgggttttttttttttttttaattattattttatttatgtcttttaagtcagacaaattacgtaatcggttcaattcattaaaacagtttacatcatgtggttgattaaataattttttagggtcaagagaactgatagcaagcccggaaaaagatctcactctgctcaaagcaacgtaagcctcacctttagcaaataggtgactgcttaagtcaacaactattagttttaatataatgaaattattattaaaattatttgtttgtatttggtattatgtatttgttattgattttattaatgtaattgtaaattggtgtgacatttattaatttttatttgtaattttaattgtatgtttcttttaaccattgtattttattagaaagtctacaccccgaagttgatcgtcacctaggaggcgagtttggcatggcataggcgtgggaaagagcgattttaaactttaatattgcatttctttattagtattacggtaataacaatcatgatatacctttttaaaatccttgtattgtgccattcaatttgatacccatattgtagtattcgaggaaaaaaattttttttcattaactacaatggcttcgcgcagccgccatgtttgatttttttttaatgtcacctatctaagaacacttgggcagctaagacaaacctaacgatacctcaattatgtaaatccgttcagtagttctagaaatatgaggtagtaaagaatattacatacaaatatacatacatacaagatacgcgcgaaaaacataaccctttcttggcagtcgggtaataagcCATATCACTTACCATATAACTTACAGGAAGAAATTTGATGATAGAATGGTATTCTACATAAATGTCAATCTGAATTGACTTGTGATATCTAGgaatgtattaaataatgtGAAGTTCgtagaattgtttttttttaattttcttctaaaCTAAACTGCAACGTATATTCAGTCGTGTATcgtgatattaatttttaattaaataatttcaatttttaaactttacttaATGAAGCAATATTCACtgcagtaataattttaatctttgtattcaattttttatgCCTTTTTCTCTTATCTCAAAGATTTGCTGTACTAACCACAAATGTTCATCAGCCGGGTAATCAACAGTACATAATAAAGGAATCTATCACCacaaagaaattttaatcaatCCCATAATTTCATTTGCGTTATTAATAACTATCGTCACCTTTAAATTAAGGTGAACCGTTTATTGTTATAACTATTTAGCGCGTTAGAATGGGAAAACTCACGCGCGCCGCAATGCTTGAACTAACAATAACTAGGAACTAATGAATAGTGAATATGCAATTAGACACGGATGAAGAGACTGATCTCGCTTCATTGCGTCTAGTCACAGGATATTTCCAGCTTATCTGTAGCCTAAAGAATCGAAACGCAATAATGAAATGTACTGAAAAACTTTAGTTACGTTTTCTTCGAACGTATTTAATTAGTTTCAGGAAAATAAAGATGGAATTTAGCTCAAAAGATAATTTAGGATTGCtgtttaaaagattatttatatCCACAATAAcatgaaatttgttttataatagatGATCAACTGAACTTCGAGAAGCGAAGTTCGATCATTATTATACGAGTTATTTCATTCGAAGATATACTTATAACTATGTAGTACCTTTATCCTACAAGGCAGCTCGCACTATTTAAAAGACAAATCAATTGACGTTTCATTCAATTGTCAAAACTGTCATCGGATCCACTCGGCCAACACTGTCACATTAACTCATTCTTTTCAgagagtataaaattaaataaatcttgttTTTGTTATAGGGTAGGGTGGGCCGGGTGTTTATATCTTCGAATGAAATAACTCATATAATAATGATCGAACTTCGCTTCTCGAAGTTCAGTTGATCATCTATTATATTTCGTTATTTCATTCGAAGATATACTTATAACTATGTAGATGTTTAGAGATAGGTGTGCtagtttaaaattacaaaacatatcaAACGTTTtcgttaatgtttatttaattttatacaaaacaaatgaaaaagaaaaaaataataattatctacaaTTAGTTTTATCagataatcaattaatttaacaaatatattgattattttacaatttttattatattaattatttgtaactatttgacACACTGATTCAGCAAATAGCCTGCCTGTTCTAGATACAGTATCTGAAATTTGGCGGTTATAAAGACGCGTGTCGCGTGCTGTGCGCGCTAAACACGCCAACGTCGACCCCGCCCTCTGCCAATGTCTGCTTAATCCATCTGCTAATAGTCTGAGAGGATGCTTTTCTATAAGgctttttatatgtaataagaaGAGTTTTTGTATTGGGTGGTCTTAAATCTTTcgtgatatacatataatcttcTAAAGCCATAGCAGGACATATATTAGGGTTTTCTTTAAATAAGGGTAAGTACAAATGGGGCTGTTCTTTACCAGCTGAAGACGTCTTTATCAGAtcggttattaatattttaattccgTCGGaagattttatgatattttcaaTCTTTATCAGAGACAAGGTTTGTACCCTATGAGCAGTGCATAATGCTAAGAGAACAGTCACCTTTTTAGTTAATCGTTCTAAGCTCAGGGTTTTATTAGGAACCCACTGAGAAATGTAATCTAGTACCACTTGGGGATTCCAAGTAGTAATATACTTAGGGCGACAGGGTTTTTGCTTAAAAATGCCTTTTAACAGCCTTTTAATCCTCTCATCGGAGCCTACATGGTTACCTAAGAATAACGATAGTGCAGAACGATGGGTATTGATAGTGCCGTATGAACTACCATTATAAAATTGATTCGTAAGAAATGTTATTACTGATTCTATTGAAGTATTTAGTACATTAAGACTTTGTTCCAGACAGAACTGCCACCAAAGTTTAAGAGAAACGTTATACTGTCTTAAAGTGTTTGCTGATATTGAGGAAATCATCAGATCGAGAGCTACGCTTGGAACGTTGCGGTGCTTAAAGGCGTACCGGAGAGCTTCACAGCTGCCAGGGTAAGGGTCTGGTGCAACGGGTGAAGAGATCTGAAACGGGATTTGAGAAGATGTGGATTAGgttcaaaaaatatgatttctGAAGTCATCATTGTTTTAAGTAGTGGAAACCACGGTTGTCCAGGCCAATGAGGGAAGACTAGTATGCCTGAGGCTTTATCgttgattattttgtttaagcACTTTAGTATCAAAGCAAACGGAGGGAAAGCGTAGAAGAAATATTTAGACCAATTAATTGTAAATGCGTCTACAGTTACTGCGTCTGGGTCTTTTTTCCACGATATATACCGTTGACATTTAGCATTGACGCGAGAGGCAAACAAGTCAATATCTGGTGTGCCTAGCGTTtcctttatattattaaatgccCATGTTGAAAGTTCCCACTCTATATCAATATTAAGTTTTCTAGATTCTTGGTCAGCTTTGATGTTATCTTGAGAATTTATATATGAAGCAAATAACCAGATATCGCGCTTCTCACACCACTGCCAAATAGACCTAGCTAGATCATTCAAGTGTGGGAATTGAATTCCACCCATTCGATTAATGTAGCATATTGCTGTTGTGTTGTCTACACGTAACAGAATAGAGCCGTTTGAAAGATTCTTAGCAAAGCACTTAAGTCCCATGAATACAGCTAATAGCTCTAGGTAATTAATATGTAAGGAAAGTTCACTGTCTTTCCATCCCCCATTTACCCGATTTC includes:
- the LOC123655809 gene encoding uncharacterized protein LOC123655809; the protein is MEDHRTVTKLLSVNAFMATIDLKEAYFLVPIAKSCRNTKIKLSKDILPDLRWWNNNITSSNNSLRPQDQFMLEIFSDASKTGWGAFCNGNRVNGGWKDSELSLHINYLELLAVFMGLKCFAKNLSNGSILLRVDNTTAICYINRMGGIQFPHLNDLARSIWQWCEKRDIWLFASYINSQDNIKADQESRKLNIDIEWELSTWAFNNIKETLGTPDIDLFASRVNAKCQRYISWKKDPDAISSPVAPDPYPGSCEALRYAFKHRNVPSVALDLMISSISANTLRQYNVSLKLWWQFCLEQSLNVLNTSIESVITFLTNQFYNGSSYGTINTHRSALSLFLGNHVGSDERIKRLLKGIFKQKPCRPKYITTWNPQVVLDYISQWVPNKTLSLERLTKKVTVLLALCTAHRVQTLSLIKIENIIKSSDGIKILITDLIKTSSAGKEQPHLYLPLFKENPNICPAMALEDYMYITKDLRPPNTKTLLITYKKPYRKASSQTISRWIKQTLAEGGVDVGVFSAHSTRHASL